One region of Miscanthus floridulus cultivar M001 chromosome 19, ASM1932011v1, whole genome shotgun sequence genomic DNA includes:
- the LOC136526002 gene encoding aspartyl protease family protein At5g10770-like — protein sequence MLRQDRERTEYIIRRASRSRSKRLQDNGVVSVPTQLGSSYDSQQYVATVGFGTPAVPQTMLDTGSSLTWVQCKPCNSSQCYPQRLPLFDPSTSSSYSPFPCDSQECRDLAAGTDGDGCTGDWYCAYQLHYGSGATPTGSTAATR from the coding sequence ATGCTTCGCCAAGATCGTGAGCGCACGGAGTACATCATCAGGAGGGCCTCAAGGTCAAGAAGCAAGAGACTGCAGGACAATGGCGTGGTGAGCGTGCCGACACAGCTGGGCTCATCCTACGACTCGCAGCAGTACGTTGCCACCGTGGGCTTTGGCACGCCGGCCGTGCCGCAGACCATGTTAGACACCGGCAGCTCACTGACATGGGTGCAGTGCAAGCCGTGCAACTCCAGCCAGTGCTATCCCCAGAGGCTCCCTCTGTTCGATCCCAGCACCTCTTCCTCCTACTCCCCTTTTCCCTGCGACTCACAGGAGTGCAGGGACCTGGCCGCCGGCACCGACGGCGATGGCTGCACCGGCGACTGGTATTGCGCCTACCAGCTTCACTACGGCAGCGGCGCGACCCCGACCGGGTCTACAGCAGCGACGCGTTGA
- the LOC136526003 gene encoding aspartyl protease family protein At5g10770-like, protein MAEGVLGLGRLPQSLAWQASAPHGGGVFSHCLPPTGSSTGFMALGAPNDTSGFVFTPAVFREGVITDSGTMISLLQETAYEALRTAFRSAMAEYPLAPPVGRLDTCYNFTGYDSVTVPTVSLIFRGGATVHLDASSGVLLDGCLALWSSTGDEYTGLIGSVSQRTIEVLYDMPGGKVGFRTGAC, encoded by the coding sequence ATGGCCGAGGGCGTGCTAGGCCTTGGCCGCCTGCCGCAGTCGCTCGCGTGGCAGGCGTCCGCGCCGCACGGCGGCGGCGTGTTCTCGCATTGCCTCCCGCCGACGGGGAGCTCCACGGGGTTCATGGCCCTCGGCGCGCCCAACGACACGTCGGGCTTCGTGTTCACGCCGGCCGTGTTCCGGGAGGGCGTGATCACGGACTCGGGCACGATGATATCGCTGCTTCAGGAGACGGCCTACGAGGCGCTGCGAACCGCGTTCCGGAGCGCCATGGCGGAGTACCCGCTCGCGCCGCCAGTGGGACGCCTCGACACGTGCTACAATTTCACGGGCTACGATAGTGTCACCGTGCCGACCGTGTCGCTGATATTCAGGGGCGGCGCCACCGTCCACCTCGACGCCTCTTCCGGGGTCCTCCTGGATGGCTGCCTCGCGCTCTGGTCGTCTACAGGGGACGAATACACTGGTCTCATCGGAAGCGTTTCTCAGCGAACCATCGAGGTTCTATACGACATGCCAGGTGGAAAAGTTGGGTTCCGGACGGGCGCTTGCTGA